Proteins encoded in a region of the Sebastes fasciatus isolate fSebFas1 chromosome 9, fSebFas1.pri, whole genome shotgun sequence genome:
- the LOC141774172 gene encoding striatin-like isoform X1 gives MDEQAGPGVFFNNNNNSVLLPGGGGGGGSGGGKGPLPDGDASEAARAQYSIPGILHFLQHEWARFEVERAQWEVERAELQAQIAFLQGERKGQENLKKDLVRRIKMLEYALKQERAKYHKLKYGTELNQGDMKPPSYDSDETNENESSGSLNNQLSWKQGRQLLRQYLQEVGYTDTILDVKSQRVRALLGLAGDGGGSTGERTGTEPLVNGTDTSTKGMGTRGKAELSDTSAVLEAFKFIENAAAEFSDDDDDEDSEGRDRPNVESRTILRKKPSSSTTTPASMDTSEDPDTEEAMKGFDFLSSPDEMDTSPESRGNGDGTDWEKDEQGPISEAWDVDPGMITKLKEQYRKERKGKKGVKRPNRSKLQDMLANLRDAEDLSHMQPPPPSTPQSRPNAARFNEHEGNRPDEVEALTFPPTSGKSFIMGTDEAMESELGLGELAGLTVANEADSLAYDIGNNKDAMRKTWNPKFTLRSHFDGIRALAFHPVEPVLVTASEDHTLKMWNLQKTAPAKKSASLDVEPIYTFRAHRGAVLSVVMSSTGEQCFSGGVDGTIQCWNTPNPNIDPYDSYDPSMLRGALLGHTDSVWGLVYSSAHQRLLSCSADGTVRLWDANTTSPALAVFNEDKKLGVPSSVDLVCSDPAHLVTSFTNGEMGLFNMETRQLVLSLESNLEPGTPCQINKVLSHPTLPITITAQEDRHIKFFDNNSGKLIHSMVAHLDAVTSLAVDPNGLYLMSGSHDCSIRLWNLESKTCIQEFTAHRKKFEESIHDVAFHPSKCYIASAGADALAKVFV, from the exons gCCCAAATTGCCTTCCTGCAGGGGGAGAGGAAAGGCCAGGAGAACTTGAAGAAAGACCTTGTGAGGAGGATCAAAATGCTGGAGTACGCGCTGAAGCAAGAGAG aGCAAAGTACCACAAGTTAAAATATGGGACAGAGTTAAATCAAGGTGACATGAAGCCTCCAAGCTACGACTCTG ATGAGACCAACGAGAACGAGTCTTCTGGATCGCTCAACAATCAGCTGTCCTGGAAACAAGGCCGCCAGCTCCTCAGACA GTACCTGCAGGAGGTGGGCTACACAGACACCATCTTAGATGTAAAGTCTCAGCGGGTCCGAGCGCTGCTAGGACTAGCCGGGGACGGAGGCGGGAGTACAGGAGAACGGACCGGCACTGAGCCTCTGGTCAATGGGACGGACACATCAACAAAGGGCATGGGCACCAGAGG GAAAGCTGAGCTCTCTGACACTAGCGCCGTACTGGAGGCCTTCAAGTTCATTGAGAATGCAGCAGCTGAGTTcagtgatgacgatgatgacgaGGATAGTGAGGGGAGGGACAGGCCTAATGTGGAATCCAGGACG ATTCTGAGGAAGAAGCCCTCGTCGTCAACGACGACGCCAGCCAGTATGGACACAAGTGAGGACCCTGACACAGAGGAGGCAATGAAGGGCTTTGACTTCTTGTCCAGCCCTGACGAGATGGACACCTCGCCGGAGTCCCGAGGCAACGGGGACGGCACAGACTGGG AGAAGGACGAGCAAGGTCCCATTTCTGAGGCCTGGGACGTGGACCCGGGCATGATAACCAAACTCAAGGAGCAGTACAGAAAGGAGCGCAAGGGGAAAAAGGGGGTGAAGA GGCCGAACCGGTCCAAGCTGCAGGACATGCTGGCTAACCTGAGAGATGCAGAGGACTTGTCCCACATGCAGCCTCCACCACCATCCACCCCCCAGTCCCGGCCCAACGCCGCCCGGTTCAACGAGCACGAGGGGAACCGACCGGATGAAG TTGAGGCGCTGACCTTCCCGCCCACCTCGGGGAAGTCGTTCATTATGGGCACAGACGAGGCCATGGAGAGCGAGCTGGGCCTGGGGGAGCTCGCTGGACTCACCGTGGCCAACGAGGCCGACAGTCTGGCATACGAT ATTGGCAACAATAAAGATGCCATGAGAAAAACATGGAACCCCAAATTCACCCTGCGGAGCCATTTCGATGGGATTCGAGCTCTGGCCTTCCACCCTGTGGAGCCTGTCCTGGTCACTGCGTCAGAGGACCACACGCTCAAGATGTGGAACCTGCAAAAGACCGCTCCTgccaaaaa GAGTGCATCTTTAGATGTGGAACCGATCTACACTTTCAGGGCCCACAG GGGGGCTGTACTGAGTGTGGTGATGAGCAGTACAGGGGAGCAGTGTTTCAGCGGAGGGGTTGACGGGACTATACAATGCTGGAACACGCCAAATCCCAACATCGACCCCTACGACTCCTACG ACCCGTCGATGCTGCGCGGCGCGTTGTTGGGACACACTGACTCCGTTTGGGGTTTGGTGTACAGCAGCGCACACCAGCGCCTCCTCTCCTGCTCGGCAGACGGGACCGTGAGACTGTGGGACGCCAACACCACCTCCCCCGCCCTCGCAGTATTCAACGAAGACAAAA AGCTTGGAGTTCCCTCCTCAGTAGACCTGGTGTGCAGTGATCCGGCCCACCTGGTCACATCCTTCACAAACGGAGAGATGGGCCTCTTCAACATGGAGACCCGCCAGCTGGTCCTCAGTCTCGAGTCCAATTTGGAGCCGG GCACCCCCTGTCAGATCAATAAGGTCCTCAGCCACCCGACTCTTCCCATCACCATCACTGCGCAGGAGGACAGACACATCAAGTTCTTTGACAACAACAGCGGGAAGCTGATTCACTCCATGGTGGCTCACCTGGATGCTGTCACCAGCTTAGCTGTCGACCCTAACGGACTTTATCTCATGTCAGGCA GTCACGACTGCTCAATACGTCTGTGGAACCTGGAGAGTAAAACCTGCATCCAGGAGTTCACGGCTCACAGAAAGAAGTTCGAGGAGTCGATCCACGATGTGGCGTTTCATCCGTCTAAATGCTACATCGCCAGCGCCGGGGCAGACGCTCTCGCCAAAGTGTTCGTATGA